From the genome of SAR324 cluster bacterium, one region includes:
- a CDS encoding SDR family oxidoreductase: MVDRVALVTGGAGGIGEFICERLAQAGGIVLMLDVDGSKAEETLGRLGERLGAAAQRIQFVLGDLNDLQATDQLAQDLVKRHGTIDVLVNNACINPLGPLDEADIEEFERTQRINSHSGFVLARAIVPSMKKKGAGWIVNIASITFNGGWGDFVPYVHSKGAIVGMTRAMARELGPFNIRVNAISPGAIPTELERQVWAHKLEEYTKFILDHQSLKRRIEPQEIAQTVHYLCCEASSGITGQNLSVDGGWWMH; encoded by the coding sequence ATGGTTGACAGAGTAGCTCTGGTCACAGGTGGGGCTGGTGGTATCGGTGAGTTCATCTGTGAACGGCTGGCCCAAGCGGGTGGCATCGTACTGATGCTTGATGTGGATGGCAGTAAGGCTGAAGAAACGCTGGGGCGTTTGGGTGAACGACTTGGTGCAGCAGCCCAGCGTATCCAGTTTGTGCTTGGAGATCTGAACGACTTACAGGCGACTGATCAATTGGCTCAGGATCTGGTGAAGCGTCACGGTACGATTGATGTGCTCGTTAACAATGCCTGTATCAATCCATTGGGACCATTAGATGAAGCTGATATTGAAGAGTTCGAGCGGACACAGCGCATCAACAGTCACTCTGGTTTTGTACTAGCCCGTGCAATTGTGCCGAGCATGAAGAAGAAGGGTGCCGGCTGGATCGTTAATATTGCCAGCATCACCTTTAATGGAGGCTGGGGTGATTTTGTGCCTTACGTGCATTCCAAGGGAGCAATTGTCGGCATGACCCGGGCGATGGCCCGTGAACTGGGCCCTTTTAATATTCGTGTGAATGCGATCAGTCCTGGTGCCATTCCTACTGAGTTGGAACGTCAGGTCTGGGCACATAAGCTGGAGGAATATACCAAGTTCATTCTGGATCACCAGAGTCTCAAGCGTCGGATTGAACCGCAGGAAATTGCCCAGACTGTACACTATCTTTGTTGTGAAGCCTCCAGCGGG
- a CDS encoding sugar ABC transporter permease, with protein sequence MIKKIDWVGYFFISIFGIPFLLFNIFPILFGAYISFNEWGIFGDPDWIGFDNYINLFVDKYAFIAFKNVILYALIIVPCVTILGFFAALFVNNGWVLSGLSRTFFFSPYAVAASVVGLIWVWLLDTQYGLINTYLNALGIENIPWLTSTNWVLIGVSIASIWWDLGLAFILFLAGLQDIPKDLIDSSKTDGANPFQRLIFVVVPYMRPVISMVITLQLIATLRIFSQILVMTSGGPAGASSSPIFYIYTTAIENQLFGYSSAVSMVLFLFILTLTVLMRFAIRERL encoded by the coding sequence ATGATAAAAAAAATAGACTGGGTAGGTTATTTCTTCATCTCGATATTTGGGATACCTTTTCTATTATTTAACATTTTTCCAATTTTATTTGGAGCATACATATCATTTAATGAGTGGGGAATATTTGGAGATCCAGACTGGATTGGATTTGATAACTATATAAATTTGTTTGTAGATAAATATGCATTCATTGCTTTTAAAAATGTAATATTGTACGCATTAATAATTGTTCCATGTGTAACTATTTTAGGATTTTTTGCCGCATTATTTGTAAATAATGGATGGGTATTATCTGGTTTATCAAGAACATTCTTTTTTTCTCCTTATGCAGTTGCTGCAAGTGTAGTCGGATTAATCTGGGTTTGGTTACTAGATACCCAATATGGTTTAATAAATACATATTTAAATGCTTTAGGAATAGAAAATATTCCATGGTTGACATCAACAAATTGGGTATTAATTGGTGTAAGCATTGCTTCAATCTGGTGGGATCTGGGTCTAGCATTCATCCTATTTTTGGCAGGCCTACAAGACATTCCAAAGGATTTAATTGACAGTTCAAAGACTGATGGGGCAAATCCATTCCAAAGATTGATTTTTGTTGTAGTCCCATACATGAGACCAGTAATCAGTATGGTTATCACTTTACAATTAATTGCAACATTAAGAATTTTTAGTCAAATATTAGTGATGACATCTGGTGGCCCTGCAGGTGCCTCGTCATCACCGATATTTTACATATATACAACAGCAATTGAGAACCAACTATTTGGGTATTCATCTGCTGTATCAATGGTTCTTTTTCTTTTCATTCTTACTTTGACAGTATTAATGAGATTTGCGATAAGAGAAAGATTATAA
- a CDS encoding extracellular solute-binding protein, translating into MKVTSKVQKTSRRTFIKNTVLTSAAVISAPYIARSKDIEILHWSWLGASDAAVWKSCIDDFNKAHKGKGVQIRMETVANEQYDTKLLASAATGKAPDFGWQWTGSKAKWAADGVIIPMDKYIKNTGLDLDDFSSNSLDKCRYPQVDNQICSIPMDLMTLCPEVNIDHVIDAGLNPNEPPNDSKSLIEWGVAMTKYKSGKVSRSGIIQTGSSVQPNVTWGIVAHQMGFKRASDDLKNACENPKAGILAMEWVLNLFDKYKCSTRDITDRYKAFGQGEGSIFWTGPWTLAGYVEQGLNFRTYQFPNVGGNHLNYFEAGSLEMYIQKDEGRYEETMKAIKWLSDNSFKWTTVGRGGSPRKSILNRSDYKSAGYGWDKRGAFIDQLENATIGEIPVKAGGDFTIYSGGNGMVKILDPVWALEKKPEVAMEELAALWQKGLDKG; encoded by the coding sequence ATGAAAGTAACAAGTAAAGTTCAAAAGACTTCACGTAGAACTTTTATCAAAAACACTGTTTTAACCTCAGCAGCAGTCATTAGCGCCCCTTACATTGCACGAAGCAAAGATATTGAAATATTACATTGGAGTTGGCTAGGTGCATCCGATGCGGCCGTATGGAAATCTTGTATTGATGATTTCAACAAAGCACACAAAGGCAAGGGTGTTCAGATCAGAATGGAAACAGTTGCAAATGAACAATATGATACAAAATTATTAGCATCAGCAGCAACAGGAAAAGCTCCCGACTTCGGTTGGCAATGGACAGGTTCAAAAGCAAAATGGGCAGCAGATGGCGTAATAATCCCAATGGACAAATATATTAAGAATACTGGATTAGATTTAGATGACTTTAGTTCGAATTCTTTAGACAAATGCAGATATCCTCAAGTGGATAATCAAATCTGTAGCATTCCAATGGACTTAATGACTCTATGCCCAGAAGTGAACATTGATCATGTCATTGATGCAGGTCTTAATCCTAATGAGCCACCCAATGATAGTAAATCTCTCATAGAGTGGGGTGTGGCAATGACAAAATATAAAAGTGGAAAGGTTAGCCGGTCAGGAATCATTCAAACAGGTTCATCGGTTCAACCTAATGTTACTTGGGGAATAGTGGCACATCAAATGGGATTTAAGAGAGCAAGTGATGATTTGAAAAATGCCTGTGAAAATCCAAAAGCTGGAATACTTGCAATGGAATGGGTGCTAAATCTATTTGATAAATATAAATGTTCAACAAGAGATATAACAGACAGATATAAGGCATTTGGTCAGGGGGAAGGATCGATTTTCTGGACTGGGCCATGGACACTTGCTGGATATGTTGAACAAGGGTTGAATTTTAGAACATATCAGTTTCCAAATGTAGGAGGTAATCATCTGAACTATTTCGAGGCAGGAAGCCTGGAGATGTACATTCAAAAGGATGAAGGAAGATATGAAGAAACAATGAAAGCAATAAAATGGTTATCAGATAATAGTTTCAAATGGACAACAGTTGGTCGGGGAGGCTCACCACGTAAATCAATTTTAAATCGCTCTGATTACAAATCAGCAGGTTACGGCTGGGATAAAAGAGGTGCATTCATTGATCAATTAGAGAACGCTACAATTGGAGAAATTCCAGTGAAGGCGGGTGGAGACTTTACAATATATTCAGGTGGAAATGGAATGGTGAAAATTCTTGATCCAGTTTGGGCTCTAGAAAAAAAACCTGAGGTCGCCATGGAAGAATTGGCAGCACTATGGCAAAAAGGATTAGATAAAGGATAA